The DNA region ACGGCATCCTCCTACGCACAACAACATTCAAAGACGCAAGCCAGTTCGATACAAAGTACAAAACAGGCATGGAGGTGCTCGACCTCTGCTGTGCAGTGCGCAACAACGAACAGACGATTGACCTCATCCCGCAATCCACACTTCTTACGCCGGACACAACCGAGTCCATTCTGGAAGATGATCTCAGTATCGACACAATGCGTTTAAATGACCGCTGCAAAGGTTGTTTTGGGCCGGACAAACACCTTTTTGCCCAAAAAGAGGGCTACCTGTTCTCCGTTTCACCGTGGCTAGAAAGCTACATGACTCTTACACCGGAACGTGAGCAAGAATTAAACGAACAGATGATGCAGTCACCAGACCCGTCGACCTGTCTTGCACTCATCCTCGAAGAACCACTCTGGCAAACAGGCTACGTCCAACTCGCAGCGTATCTGGAATCAACAGGAAAATACGAGGAAGCATGCGGAATCCGTCTGCTGCAAACATTTTTCTTCCCCATGCTGCCGCTGTACCGCAAACTTGCTGCCGTAGCAGAAGCCGCCAATAACGAAAACCTGCTGCAAATGGCAAACGACAAGCTCAAACATATCGACAACCAGCTTGAAGATATCAGCGCGCTTACAAAAAAAGCCGCCGGACTTGCCAACTGGGCACGTAAAGCCAAAGAAACCGAGCTCCAGTCCATATATGAAGGCTGGCTGAAAGATTTAGGACTGCTATAAAAAAAACGCCGATCTGCTAAAAACAGATCGGCGTTTTTTATCAAATAGTTCTTTGATAGCAATTCTAGCGTTCGAGCCAGTCTTCGAGAACTTCATTGTATTCTTCTTCGGTGTAGGTCGGTTGATCATACTTGCCGGAGATCTGGCGCTGACGAGACGCTTCTGAAAGAATTACGGCTGCTGCAACGGAGACGTTGAAGCTCTGGATCATGCCGAACATCGGGATGTACACTTCGCCGTCTGCAACTTCTACGAGTTCCGGGTCGGTACCGCGATGTTCGTTACCCATGATGATTGCTGTAGGCTCGGAAAGGTCGTAGTCACGAAGCGGTTTCGCTTTTGGGGAGCAGCTTGTTGCGAGAACTTTCATTCCCTGTGCGCGCAGAGACTTCATGAGATCATCAGTGTTGTCGTGGCGCTCAGTATCTACCCATTTTCGTGCAGATGCAGAGGACTTGTTACCGAGTTTCGGGAACGGGGTGTCGGTGTAATAGAGGTGAACTTTTGGTACACCAAAAGCATCACAACTACGTAAAATAGCAGAAACGTTATGCGGATCATGTACGTTTGCCATAACCAGAGTCAAATCTTTTTGGCGAAGCTTTAATACTCTTTCAAGCTTAGCTGTTCTTTCAGGCGTTCTTTCTTTTGTCATCTGTGTACCATACTACCCTGTCTGTTGCCGCCGGAGCTACGCCAACAACAGGATTTTTTTGTTATGTTAATGAGACTTATCTGAAAAATGCTGATTTGTGCCATCAGCATAACATATTGCAATAATAATAAAACACGCGC from Halodesulfovibrio aestuarii DSM 17919 = ATCC 29578 includes:
- a CDS encoding glycosyltransferase, producing MTTTTLSILVSCTSSNEAAALSLASFTNLPKDLECEILIAADSKAAPDLSALIDEIAPLLPARPTALELTAPISRARAFNLAADNANGTYLFFMEAGTQITAETIPPLLRHLKSNPSAGIAAPLLICPQSGRVQSCGTTFTPSLSVQPLFASFPATHPAVNKQRSFQAVPANGILLRTTTFKDASQFDTKYKTGMEVLDLCCAVRNNEQTIDLIPQSTLLTPDTTESILEDDLSIDTMRLNDRCKGCFGPDKHLFAQKEGYLFSVSPWLESYMTLTPEREQELNEQMMQSPDPSTCLALILEEPLWQTGYVQLAAYLESTGKYEEACGIRLLQTFFFPMLPLYRKLAAVAEAANNENLLQMANDKLKHIDNQLEDISALTKKAAGLANWARKAKETELQSIYEGWLKDLGLL
- a CDS encoding TrmH family RNA methyltransferase, translated to MTKERTPERTAKLERVLKLRQKDLTLVMANVHDPHNVSAILRSCDAFGVPKVHLYYTDTPFPKLGNKSSASARKWVDTERHDNTDDLMKSLRAQGMKVLATSCSPKAKPLRDYDLSEPTAIIMGNEHRGTDPELVEVADGEVYIPMFGMIQSFNVSVAAAVILSEASRQRQISGKYDQPTYTEEEYNEVLEDWLER